The Glycine max cultivar Williams 82 chromosome 12, Glycine_max_v4.0, whole genome shotgun sequence genome window below encodes:
- the LOC100785292 gene encoding protein RADIALIS-like 4, giving the protein MASSSLSKQKASDSSWTPKQNKLFEKALAKYDKDTPDRWQNVAKAVGGKSADEVKRHYEILLEDLRHIESGHVPLPKYKSTGSSTNVEEEERLLKYLKLN; this is encoded by the exons ATGGCGTCAAGCTCTCTCAGCAAACAAAAGGCTTCTGACTCCTCTTGGACACCAAAACAGAACAAGCTGTTTGAAAAAGCACTTGCAAAATATGACAAGGATACCCCTGACCGATGGCAGAATGTAGCCAAAGCAGTAGGTGGAAAATCTGCAGATGAAGTTAAGAGACACTATGAAATCCTCTTGGAGGATCTGAGACACATTGAGTCTGGTCATGTTCCTCTTCCCAAGTACAAGTCCACAGGAAGCAGCACCAATGTTGAGGAAGAAGAGAG GCTTCTGAAGTATCTTAAACTGAATTGA
- the GRP gene encoding glycine-rich RNA-binding protein: MASADVEYRCFVGGLAWATDDHALERAFSQYGEIVETKIINDRETGRSRGFGFVTFASEQSMKDAIGAMNGQNLDGRNITVNEAQSRGGGGGGGGGGGGYNRGGGGYGGRSGGGGGGGGYRSRDGGYGGGYGGGGGGGYGGGRDRGYSRGGDGGDGGWRN; this comes from the exons ATGGCTTCTGCAGATGTTGAGTACCGTTGCTTTGTCGGTGGGCTCGCTTGGGCCACTGACGACCATGCCCTCGAGAGAGCCTTCTCTCAGTACGGCGAAATCGTTGAAACGAAG ATTATCAACGATCGTGAGACTGGCAGATCCAGGGGTTTTGGATTTGTGACCTTCGCCTCGGAGCAGTCCATGAAAGATGCGATCGGAGCGATGAATGGACAGAACTTGGACGGCCGTAATATCACTGTCAATGAAGCTCAGTCCCGcggtggcggcggcggcggcggcggaggaggaggaggatacAATCGTGGTGGCGGTGGATATGGTGGTCGTAGTGGCGGTGGCGGTGGCGGTGGTGGATACCGTAGCCGTGACGGTGGTTATGGCGGTGGctatggtggtggtggtggtggtggttatGGCGGTGGCAGAGACCGTGGTTACTCTCgtggtggtgatggtggtgaTGGAGGCTGGAGAAACTAA